In a single window of the Balneolaceae bacterium genome:
- a CDS encoding GH3 auxin-responsive promoter family protein, which produces MFRRPEPAAAQRRQLRGLLSAASETRWGEEYAFGELQDYRDFAARVPVLTRPRLQELTDELKSGAEDLAWPGQVRRFAVSAGTTGEGRHLPVTRERLRSDRQFMRMVTLSHLRRYPNVLRLAGPHLSLPGNVEEYGGWTAGEISGYTALQAPAWLRWLQVLDPEEAVRMSFRHKMELIRRRAADLSPRVIVSAPSWLLTLFQDILEDTGAGCLREIWPRLRLLVCGGVALSSYRGHLVRLIGPPEPRFIETYGASEGYFAWSDDPERGDLLLAVDNGIFYELIPDPLPQAEAAGIQQTVPLWEAETGRAYGLVVSTNAGLWRCPVNDIVSFTSLDPPRLVVRGRVNEMLDDYGEALHLHEAEEALKEAAAELGLEETPGPFTILAYLPERGAPRHRWFLRFGRTPHRGLLEKLAGVMDRRLQKVNRHYATRRESGALEAPEMRSIRQSDIRRWLEVTGRDRAQGKLPRVIGKDDADILQSL; this is translated from the coding sequence ATGTTCCGCCGCCCCGAACCGGCCGCCGCCCAGCGCCGACAGCTGCGCGGGCTGCTGAGCGCCGCTTCCGAAACCCGCTGGGGAGAGGAATACGCCTTCGGGGAACTGCAGGATTATCGCGACTTCGCCGCCCGCGTACCCGTACTCACCCGCCCGCGACTACAGGAGCTGACCGACGAGCTCAAGTCGGGGGCCGAGGATCTGGCCTGGCCCGGCCAGGTAAGACGCTTCGCCGTTTCGGCGGGCACCACCGGCGAGGGACGTCACCTGCCTGTGACCCGAGAGCGGCTGCGCAGCGACCGGCAATTCATGCGCATGGTGACTCTCTCCCACCTACGCCGATACCCCAACGTACTTCGGCTGGCCGGGCCACACCTGAGTCTGCCAGGGAATGTGGAGGAATATGGCGGCTGGACGGCCGGGGAGATCAGCGGCTACACCGCCCTGCAGGCCCCCGCCTGGCTGCGCTGGCTGCAGGTGCTCGATCCGGAAGAGGCGGTGCGCATGTCCTTCAGACATAAGATGGAACTCATTCGGCGTCGCGCCGCCGACCTCTCCCCCCGCGTGATCGTCTCTGCGCCCAGCTGGCTGCTCACCCTCTTCCAGGACATCCTGGAAGACACGGGCGCCGGTTGCCTGCGCGAGATCTGGCCGCGGCTGCGCCTGCTGGTCTGCGGCGGGGTCGCCCTGAGCAGCTACCGCGGACATCTGGTCCGCCTTATCGGTCCCCCGGAACCCCGTTTTATCGAGACCTACGGCGCCTCGGAGGGCTATTTCGCCTGGTCAGACGATCCTGAACGCGGGGACCTGCTACTGGCCGTCGACAACGGCATTTTCTACGAGCTTATCCCTGATCCCCTGCCCCAGGCCGAGGCAGCGGGCATCCAGCAGACTGTGCCGCTATGGGAGGCGGAGACCGGCCGCGCCTACGGCCTGGTAGTGAGCACCAACGCGGGTCTGTGGCGCTGTCCTGTCAACGACATTGTCTCCTTCACCTCCCTTGACCCGCCGCGGCTGGTGGTGCGGGGACGGGTGAACGAGATGCTGGACGACTACGGAGAGGCCCTTCACCTGCATGAGGCGGAGGAAGCGCTTAAGGAGGCGGCTGCGGAGCTGGGACTGGAGGAGACGCCGGGACCCTTCACCATCCTGGCCTATCTGCCGGAGCGCGGGGCCCCACGGCACCGCTGGTTTCTTCGCTTCGGGCGTACGCCCCACCGCGGGCTGCTGGAAAAACTGGCTGGGGTGATGGACCGCCGGCTGCAAAAGGTCAATCGCCACTACGCCACGCGCAGGGAGAGCGGCGCGCTGGAGGCCCCGGAGATGCGCTCCATCCGCCAGTCCGACATCAGGCGGTGGCTGGAAGTTACGGGGCGGGACCGGGCGCAGGGCAAGCTGCCGCGGGTTATAGGAAAGGATGACGCAGACATTCTTCAAAGTCTGTAA
- the purB gene encoding adenylosuccinate lyase gives MIERYARKEMSDIWSLENQFRSWLEVELAACSAWSRLGKIPEEDVETLYEKADFDVGRIKEIEKETRHDVVAFTRAVSETLGPEKKWVHYGLTSTDVVDTSYGVRLKQANTILREGLSRMSEVLAAKAREHKYTVMMGRTHGVHAEPTTFGLKCALWYAEMQRNIDRFEKAATDVEFGKMSGSVGTFANIPPEVEEYACEKLGLAPAPISTQTLQRDRHAHYVSVLALVGSTLEKMAVEVRHLQRSEVREAEEHFRQGQKGSSSMPHKRNPVSSENISGCSRVLRGYVTSAYENIPLWHERDISHSSVERIILPDATILLDYMLHRFAGVIENLRVYPENMEENIWRTYGLTFSQRLLHMLIDRGLSREEAYDTVQPLAMKAWEEKRMFRELVEADDTVTGYLEAEDIDEAFDLDHHTRNVDRIFKRVGLA, from the coding sequence ATGATCGAAAGGTACGCACGCAAGGAGATGTCGGACATCTGGTCTCTCGAAAACCAGTTTCGTTCCTGGCTTGAGGTGGAACTGGCCGCCTGTTCGGCCTGGAGCCGTCTCGGCAAAATACCCGAGGAGGACGTGGAGACCCTCTACGAAAAGGCGGATTTTGATGTGGGACGCATCAAGGAGATCGAAAAGGAGACCCGCCACGATGTGGTGGCCTTTACGCGAGCAGTTTCAGAGACGCTGGGACCCGAAAAGAAATGGGTGCATTACGGGCTCACCTCCACCGACGTGGTGGACACTTCCTACGGGGTGCGCCTCAAACAGGCCAACACCATCCTGCGCGAGGGACTGTCCCGCATGTCCGAGGTGCTGGCCGCAAAGGCGCGTGAGCACAAGTATACCGTTATGATGGGACGTACCCACGGAGTGCACGCCGAGCCCACGACCTTCGGGCTCAAATGCGCCCTCTGGTACGCCGAGATGCAGCGCAACATCGATCGCTTCGAGAAAGCGGCGACGGACGTGGAATTCGGCAAAATGAGTGGCTCCGTGGGCACCTTCGCCAATATCCCGCCGGAGGTGGAGGAGTACGCCTGTGAGAAACTGGGACTTGCCCCGGCGCCCATCTCCACCCAGACGCTGCAGCGCGACCGCCATGCCCACTACGTCTCCGTGCTGGCCCTGGTGGGCTCCACGCTGGAGAAGATGGCCGTGGAAGTGCGCCACCTGCAGCGCAGCGAGGTGAGGGAGGCCGAGGAGCATTTTCGCCAGGGCCAGAAGGGCTCCTCCTCCATGCCGCACAAGCGCAATCCGGTCAGCTCGGAGAACATCAGCGGCTGCTCGCGCGTGCTACGGGGCTATGTCACCTCCGCCTACGAAAACATTCCCCTCTGGCACGAACGCGATATCTCACACTCCTCCGTAGAGCGCATCATCCTGCCCGACGCTACCATCCTGCTCGACTACATGCTGCACCGCTTTGCGGGTGTGATTGAAAATCTACGCGTCTATCCCGAGAACATGGAGGAGAACATCTGGCGCACCTACGGGCTCACCTTCTCCCAGCGGCTTCTGCACATGCTCATCGACCGCGGCCTCTCACGCGAGGAGGCTTACGACACGGTGCAGCCACTGGCCATGAAGGCATGGGAAGAGAAGCGCATGTTCCGTGAGCTGGTGGAGGCCGACGATACGGTTACCGGCTACCTGGAGGCTGAGGATATCGACGAGGCATTCGACCTGGACCACCACACGCGAAACGTGGACCGCATTTTCAAGCGCGTGGGTCTCGCCTGA
- a CDS encoding asparagine synthetase B: protein MVRRTSLLLTLLFLLAGSASAQQKLLIPMDAGQTNHLKAYGIIFNSLSAGGTAQWLLNHRGGSFMTDYSEELMRECRLKNVSVETLDASEASSLIARVEQSDVNTAVMQLDKAPKIAVYTPDQALPWDDAVTLALTYAEVEYEQIWDPEVLNGDLSQYDWLHLHHEDFTGQFGKFWASARNQPWYVQQVKRMEAMADRLGYPTVHEEKKAVARQIKEYVGNGGFLFSMCSGTDTFDIALAAGETDIAPAPFDGDPADPQAQQKLDFSQTLAFTDFNLITDPAEYEHADIDVSVRPEEVDRVLDFFSLFEFSAKWDPVPTMLTQNHVSSVRGFYGQTTAFQKDKVKESVVILGESPGRSMVKYIHGNYGNGTFTFYAGHDPEDYRHFVNDPPTDLSLHPSSPGYRLILNNILFPAAKKKERKT from the coding sequence ATGGTCCGACGAACTTCCCTCCTGCTGACTCTTCTTTTTCTGCTGGCCGGCAGTGCCTCCGCCCAGCAGAAACTCCTCATACCCATGGACGCAGGCCAGACCAACCATCTGAAGGCCTACGGCATCATATTCAACAGCCTCAGCGCGGGTGGAACCGCCCAATGGCTGCTCAACCATCGCGGCGGCAGCTTCATGACCGACTACAGCGAGGAGCTGATGCGCGAATGCCGTCTTAAAAACGTCTCTGTGGAGACCCTCGACGCCTCTGAAGCCTCTTCGCTCATCGCCCGTGTGGAGCAGTCCGATGTGAACACCGCTGTCATGCAGCTGGACAAGGCACCAAAAATTGCGGTCTACACTCCCGACCAAGCCCTGCCCTGGGACGATGCGGTCACCCTCGCCCTGACCTACGCCGAAGTGGAGTACGAACAGATATGGGACCCCGAAGTGCTTAACGGCGATCTTTCGCAATACGACTGGCTCCACCTGCACCACGAGGATTTCACCGGCCAGTTCGGCAAATTCTGGGCCAGCGCCCGCAACCAGCCCTGGTACGTGCAGCAGGTGAAGCGCATGGAGGCCATGGCCGACCGGCTCGGCTATCCCACGGTCCACGAAGAGAAAAAAGCGGTGGCCCGCCAAATCAAGGAGTATGTGGGCAACGGGGGCTTTCTGTTCTCGATGTGTTCGGGCACCGACACCTTCGACATCGCGCTGGCCGCCGGGGAGACGGACATCGCCCCGGCTCCCTTTGACGGCGACCCGGCCGACCCGCAGGCACAGCAGAAGCTGGACTTCTCGCAGACCCTGGCCTTCACTGACTTCAACCTCATCACCGACCCGGCCGAATACGAACACGCCGACATCGACGTGTCGGTGCGGCCCGAGGAGGTGGACCGGGTCCTCGATTTCTTCAGCCTCTTTGAGTTCTCTGCAAAGTGGGACCCTGTGCCCACCATGCTCACACAAAATCACGTGAGCAGCGTACGCGGCTTCTACGGGCAGACCACAGCTTTCCAGAAAGACAAGGTGAAGGAATCGGTGGTCATCCTGGGCGAAAGTCCCGGCCGCTCCATGGTCAAGTACATTCACGGCAATTACGGCAACGGCACCTTTACCTTCTATGCCGGCCACGACCCCGAGGACTACCGCCACTTCGTGAACGACCCGCCCACCGACCTGAGCCTGCATCCCAGCAGCCCGGGATACCGTCTCATCCTCAATAACATCCTTTTCCCCGCCGCCAAGAAGAAAGAGCGCAAGACCTGA
- the leuS gene encoding leucine--tRNA ligase, translated as MSSYDPKEIESRWQDYWLEHKTFRTPEDHDRPKYYVLDMFPYPSGSGLHVGHPEGYTATDIVARYKRMQGFNVLHPIGWDAFGLPAEQYAVKTGTHPRETTKKNTDRFREQLQMLGFSYDWDREINTTDPDYYKWTQWIFLKLYEKGLAYQDDVPVNWCPKLGTVLANEEVIDGKSEVGGYPVVRKPMRQWVLKITEYADRLLEGLDELDWPESLKEMQRNWIGKSLGAEIEFPLSGYEERIRVFTTRPDTLFGATYMILAPEHHLVEKVTTEEQREEVEAYREQAARKSELERKELDKAKTGVFTGAYAVNPASGEQIPVWVADYVLAHYGTGAIMAVPGQDERDWEFAEKFDLPIVRTVQPPEDFEGTAYTGEGPAINSEFLNGLSVEEAKEKIISWLEDEGYGQHSVNYKLRDWLFSRQRYWGEPFPIVHVDGESRPVPEEDLPVELPELEDFKPTGTGEPPLARAEEWVETTDPETGKPARRETNTMPQWAGSCWYYLRYISPEFDGGPVDRDGESYWMPVDLYIGGAEHAVLHLLYARFWHKVLYDCGVVSTREPFKKLVNQGMILGPDGQRMSKSRGNVINPDDIIAEYGADAFRMYEMFMGPLEQVKPWSTKDVEGVYRFLNRVWRLVEGDPDDPDMVTVTDEEPGSEQLRVLHECIRKVTGDIEELSFNTAISAMMIFLNEANKWEGCPRAVAEPFLKLLSPFAPHITEELWRRLGHGESIAYEPWPEYDEALLVAETQLYPVQVNGKVRADIEVPMERAEDKDFVLEQARAEENVQRYLAEGKVVKEIFVPGRIVNFVV; from the coding sequence ATGAGCTCCTACGATCCCAAAGAAATTGAATCCCGCTGGCAGGACTACTGGCTGGAGCACAAGACTTTCCGCACGCCTGAAGACCATGACCGTCCCAAGTATTATGTGCTGGACATGTTTCCCTATCCCAGCGGTTCGGGCCTGCATGTAGGCCACCCCGAGGGCTACACCGCCACCGACATCGTGGCCCGCTACAAGCGGATGCAGGGATTCAACGTGCTGCACCCCATTGGGTGGGACGCCTTCGGGCTGCCCGCCGAGCAGTATGCGGTCAAGACCGGCACCCATCCGCGGGAAACCACCAAAAAGAACACCGACCGCTTTCGCGAGCAGTTGCAGATGCTCGGGTTCAGCTACGACTGGGACCGCGAAATTAACACCACCGATCCTGATTACTACAAGTGGACCCAGTGGATTTTCCTGAAGCTCTACGAAAAAGGGCTGGCCTACCAGGACGACGTACCCGTCAACTGGTGTCCCAAGCTGGGCACCGTGCTGGCCAACGAGGAGGTCATCGACGGCAAGAGCGAGGTGGGCGGCTACCCCGTGGTGCGCAAGCCCATGCGCCAGTGGGTGCTCAAGATCACCGAATATGCCGACCGCCTGCTGGAGGGACTCGATGAGCTGGACTGGCCCGAGTCGCTCAAGGAGATGCAGCGCAACTGGATCGGCAAGTCGCTGGGCGCGGAGATCGAATTCCCGCTGAGCGGGTACGAGGAGCGCATCCGCGTCTTTACCACCCGCCCCGACACCCTTTTCGGGGCCACCTACATGATCCTGGCCCCCGAACACCACCTGGTGGAAAAAGTCACCACGGAGGAACAGCGTGAGGAGGTGGAGGCCTACCGCGAGCAGGCCGCCCGCAAGTCGGAGCTGGAGCGCAAGGAGCTCGACAAGGCCAAGACAGGCGTCTTCACCGGCGCCTACGCTGTGAATCCCGCCAGCGGGGAGCAGATCCCCGTCTGGGTGGCCGACTACGTGCTGGCCCACTACGGAACCGGCGCCATCATGGCCGTGCCCGGCCAGGACGAGCGTGACTGGGAGTTTGCCGAGAAATTCGACCTGCCCATCGTACGCACCGTGCAGCCGCCGGAGGATTTTGAAGGTACCGCGTACACCGGCGAGGGTCCCGCCATAAACAGCGAATTTTTGAACGGGCTTTCGGTGGAGGAGGCCAAGGAGAAGATCATCTCCTGGCTCGAGGACGAGGGTTATGGGCAGCACAGCGTCAACTATAAACTGCGCGACTGGCTTTTTTCGCGCCAACGCTACTGGGGCGAGCCCTTTCCCATCGTGCATGTGGATGGGGAGAGCCGGCCTGTGCCCGAGGAGGATCTGCCGGTGGAGCTTCCCGAACTGGAGGATTTCAAGCCCACCGGCACCGGCGAGCCGCCCCTGGCCAGGGCGGAGGAGTGGGTGGAGACCACCGACCCCGAGACGGGCAAGCCGGCCCGGCGGGAGACCAACACCATGCCGCAGTGGGCCGGCTCCTGCTGGTACTACCTGCGCTATATCAGCCCGGAATTCGACGGGGGACCGGTGGACCGCGACGGAGAGTCCTACTGGATGCCGGTGGACCTCTACATTGGGGGCGCCGAACACGCGGTGCTGCACCTGCTCTACGCCCGTTTCTGGCACAAGGTGCTCTACGACTGCGGGGTGGTCTCCACGCGCGAACCCTTTAAGAAACTGGTCAATCAGGGCATGATCCTGGGACCTGATGGACAGCGTATGTCGAAGTCGCGCGGCAACGTCATCAACCCCGACGACATTATCGCCGAGTACGGAGCCGACGCCTTCCGCATGTACGAAATGTTCATGGGCCCCCTCGAGCAGGTCAAGCCCTGGAGCACCAAGGACGTGGAGGGAGTCTACCGCTTCCTGAACCGCGTCTGGCGCCTGGTGGAGGGCGACCCGGACGACCCCGACATGGTGACCGTCACGGACGAGGAGCCGGGGAGCGAGCAGCTGCGCGTGCTGCACGAGTGCATCAGGAAGGTGACCGGCGACATCGAGGAGCTCTCCTTCAATACCGCCATCTCGGCCATGATGATCTTTCTGAACGAGGCCAACAAGTGGGAGGGATGTCCCCGCGCCGTGGCAGAGCCCTTCCTGAAGCTGCTCTCACCCTTTGCGCCCCATATCACCGAGGAACTTTGGCGACGCCTGGGCCACGGGGAGAGCATCGCCTACGAGCCCTGGCCAGAATACGACGAGGCGCTGCTGGTCGCGGAGACCCAGCTCTACCCCGTACAGGTGAACGGCAAAGTGCGCGCCGACATCGAGGTGCCCATGGAGCGCGCAGAAGACAAGGACTTCGTGCTGGAGCAGGCGCGCGCCGAGGAAAACGTGCAGCGCTACCTGGCCGAAGGCAAGGTGGTCAAGGAGATCTTCGTCCCCGGCCGCATCGTCAATTTCGTAGTCTAA
- the mazG gene encoding nucleoside triphosphate pyrophosphohydrolase → MNATSSFEDLIEIVRILRRECPWDRKQTHESIKDHLIEEAYEAVEAIDREDFDELRRELGDLLLHVVFHSTMASESGKFDVDAVIRTLQEKLIRRHPHVFGDAEAEDEEQVARNWERIKKEEGKSSALDGIPDRLPALIRAQRMQEKAANVGFDWPESDPVWDKAAEELEELRERMEEGDREAAAEEFGDFIFSAVNAARVHGLTAEDSLRLTIRKFERRFRYIEAELERRGRTLGESSLEEMNHYWEEAKKQN, encoded by the coding sequence ATGAATGCCACCTCCTCCTTTGAAGACCTTATCGAGATCGTCCGCATTCTCCGCCGGGAGTGTCCCTGGGACCGCAAGCAGACCCACGAAAGTATCAAGGATCACCTCATCGAGGAAGCCTACGAGGCCGTGGAGGCCATCGACAGGGAGGACTTCGACGAGCTACGCCGGGAACTGGGTGACCTGCTGCTGCACGTGGTTTTTCACAGCACCATGGCTTCCGAGTCTGGAAAATTCGACGTAGACGCGGTCATCCGCACCCTCCAGGAAAAACTGATCCGCCGCCATCCCCATGTTTTCGGCGACGCCGAGGCCGAAGACGAGGAGCAGGTGGCCAGAAACTGGGAGAGGATCAAAAAGGAGGAGGGCAAATCATCCGCCCTGGACGGCATTCCGGACCGCCTGCCCGCCCTCATCCGCGCACAGCGCATGCAGGAGAAGGCCGCTAATGTGGGCTTCGACTGGCCCGAGTCCGACCCGGTGTGGGATAAGGCGGCCGAGGAACTGGAGGAGTTGCGCGAGCGCATGGAGGAGGGCGACCGGGAGGCGGCTGCGGAGGAGTTCGGCGATTTCATCTTCTCCGCCGTCAACGCCGCCCGCGTTCACGGACTGACCGCCGAGGACAGCCTGCGGCTGACCATCCGTAAATTCGAGCGCCGCTTTCGGTATATTGAGGCGGAGCTTGAGCGACGGGGACGTACCCTGGGGGAGAGCTCCCTCGAGGAGATGAACCACTACTGGGAGGAGGCGAAGAAGCAGAATTGA
- a CDS encoding citrate/2-methylcitrate synthase, which yields MNQYPHINKGLEGIVAFSTTKSFIDGQKGELIYAGYPIDTLAENATFEEVCFLLWHDRLPDRSELNRLNARLQKDRNLPEPVKRYLHSTSKTAEPMAVLRTAVSMLSDFHDVKGDRSEKEFRIHKAISITAKIPTVIAAFDRIRNGKDPVEPLSDRSTAYNFLYMLNNERPGEKAEKTMDLCLILHAEHGMNASTFTCRAICSTESDMYSAVTGAIGALKGPLHGGANERVMNMLLTIEEEGSDPVEYVKERLASKEKISGFGHRVYKTMDPRARILRQMSKDLSEETGHVELYNWSEAILKTMMDDKGIDPNVDFFSATVYYSMGIKPDLYTCIFAMSRVSGWTGHYIEQAENNRLVRPRALYIAEKDLDWTPVDER from the coding sequence ATGAATCAGTACCCTCACATCAACAAGGGACTGGAGGGAATTGTCGCCTTTTCAACTACTAAAAGTTTTATCGACGGACAGAAAGGCGAGCTGATTTATGCCGGATATCCCATCGACACCCTTGCCGAAAACGCCACCTTCGAGGAGGTTTGTTTCCTGCTGTGGCACGACCGTCTGCCCGACCGCAGTGAGCTGAACCGCCTAAACGCCAGGCTACAGAAGGATCGCAACCTGCCGGAGCCGGTGAAGCGCTACCTGCACAGCACCTCCAAAACGGCCGAACCCATGGCTGTGCTCCGCACCGCCGTCTCCATGCTGTCGGATTTCCACGATGTGAAGGGGGACCGCAGCGAGAAGGAGTTCCGCATCCACAAAGCCATCTCCATCACAGCCAAGATTCCTACCGTCATCGCCGCCTTCGACCGTATCCGCAACGGCAAGGATCCCGTGGAGCCGCTTTCCGACCGGAGCACCGCCTACAACTTCCTCTACATGCTCAACAACGAGCGGCCGGGCGAGAAGGCCGAAAAGACGATGGACCTCTGCCTGATTCTGCACGCAGAGCACGGAATGAACGCCTCCACCTTTACATGCCGCGCCATTTGCTCCACTGAATCCGACATGTACTCGGCAGTCACCGGCGCCATCGGCGCCCTCAAGGGTCCCCTTCACGGCGGCGCCAACGAGCGCGTGATGAACATGCTGCTGACCATCGAGGAGGAGGGGTCCGATCCCGTGGAATATGTGAAGGAGCGGCTGGCAAGCAAGGAGAAGATCTCCGGTTTCGGCCACCGCGTCTACAAGACCATGGATCCCCGCGCCCGCATCCTGCGGCAGATGTCCAAGGATCTCTCCGAGGAGACAGGACACGTGGAACTCTACAACTGGTCGGAGGCCATCCTTAAGACGATGATGGACGACAAGGGCATCGACCCGAATGTGGACTTCTTCTCGGCCACCGTCTACTACTCCATGGGCATCAAGCCCGACCTCTATACCTGCATCTTCGCCATGAGCCGGGTCTCCGGCTGGACGGGCCACTATATTGAGCAGGCCGAGAACAACCGCCTGGTACGGCCACGCGCCCTGTATATCGCCGAAAAAGACCTGGACTGGACGCCTGTAGACGAGCGGTAG
- a CDS encoding M48 family metalloprotease, with the protein MNTSSFQRRRPGSAVRLLAVLLLALLTSACSVQKSPITGNRRAYAWSWEQELRLGEEADRQIQQQYGVYPDEEIQDYVDRVGRSMLEVSHMRREDSQQKYRETEFTFRVLDSPVVNAFALPGGYVYVTRGLLAHLENEAQLAVVLGHEIGHVAARHASQRALEQQVGQLALLGGAIAGQELLGVPGGDILAAGSQAAQFLFLSYSREDERESDALGVEYAARQRYEAAEGADFFTTLQRISAQSGHSLPTFQSTHPDPAVRAETIPELARDWAEQGYPQEVIEREDYLRRLEGLVYGENPREGFSREGVFYHPDLAFRFDRPDDWQLINQRNLVAAVSPEEDAVTLLQIDSEHDSPRASVEAFLNQEGITVLDQSQDSQHGLTAYEAEASADTQEGNQVRYRVRAVAYGDLIYRFTSYTYAERYGRYEQTFGRTASSFRELDNPDILAIRPLRLEVRPAQREGDLAALLPQPLPGEVTLEEIAILNQVEDGQVIAEGTLLKVPAGGR; encoded by the coding sequence ATGAACACATCTTCGTTTCAACGCCGCCGGCCGGGATCCGCTGTCCGTCTCCTCGCCGTGCTCCTTCTGGCCCTGCTCACCTCCGCCTGCTCGGTGCAGAAAAGTCCCATAACCGGCAACCGCCGCGCCTATGCCTGGAGCTGGGAGCAGGAACTGAGGCTGGGCGAGGAGGCCGACCGGCAGATACAGCAGCAATACGGCGTCTATCCCGATGAGGAGATCCAGGACTACGTCGACCGCGTGGGCCGGAGCATGCTGGAGGTGAGCCACATGCGGCGTGAGGACAGCCAGCAAAAGTACCGAGAGACCGAATTCACCTTCCGCGTGCTCGACTCGCCCGTCGTCAACGCCTTTGCCCTGCCGGGAGGCTACGTCTACGTGACGCGGGGACTGCTGGCGCACCTGGAGAACGAGGCGCAGCTCGCTGTGGTGCTGGGACACGAAATCGGCCACGTGGCCGCGCGCCATGCCTCCCAGCGTGCCCTGGAGCAGCAGGTCGGCCAGCTTGCCCTGCTGGGCGGCGCCATTGCGGGTCAGGAGCTGCTGGGTGTGCCCGGCGGCGACATCCTGGCGGCCGGCAGCCAGGCCGCGCAGTTTCTATTTCTGAGCTACAGCCGCGAGGACGAAAGGGAATCGGACGCACTGGGTGTGGAGTACGCCGCGCGGCAGCGCTACGAGGCGGCCGAAGGGGCCGACTTCTTCACCACGCTGCAGCGTATCTCCGCACAGTCGGGGCACTCCCTGCCCACCTTCCAGTCCACCCATCCCGACCCGGCTGTCCGGGCTGAGACCATCCCCGAACTGGCCCGGGACTGGGCCGAGCAAGGCTACCCGCAGGAGGTGATTGAACGCGAAGACTACCTAAGACGCCTCGAGGGACTGGTCTACGGAGAGAACCCCCGCGAAGGATTTTCGCGCGAAGGAGTTTTTTACCATCCCGACCTGGCCTTCCGCTTCGACCGGCCCGATGACTGGCAGCTCATCAACCAGCGTAATCTTGTGGCCGCGGTCAGCCCCGAAGAAGACGCCGTCACCCTATTGCAGATCGACAGCGAGCACGACAGCCCGCGCGCCTCGGTCGAGGCCTTCCTCAACCAGGAGGGTATCACCGTCCTGGATCAGTCACAGGACAGCCAGCACGGGTTGACGGCCTACGAAGCCGAAGCTTCCGCCGATACACAGGAGGGAAACCAGGTACGCTACCGCGTGCGCGCCGTGGCCTACGGCGACCTCATCTACCGCTTCACCTCCTACACCTATGCCGAACGTTACGGCCGTTACGAGCAGACCTTCGGTCGAACCGCAAGTTCTTTCCGGGAGCTCGACAATCCTGACATTCTCGCCATCCGTCCCCTGCGCCTGGAGGTTCGTCCCGCCCAAAGAGAGGGCGACCTGGCCGCGCTGCTGCCGCAGCCGCTGCCCGGCGAGGTTACCCTGGAAGAGATCGCCATCCTGAACCAGGTGGAGGACGGCCAGGTCATTGCCGAGGGCACCCTCCTGAAGGTTCCGGCAGGCGGGCGGTAG